From the genome of Anopheles funestus chromosome 2RL, idAnoFuneDA-416_04, whole genome shotgun sequence:
AGGTTgggaaaataattacattaaaagtTGTTGCCATTCGTAACAAAACCATATCACTTACCATTTTCCAGTGTCGTACAGTCAAGCGGTAAAGTTTGACCTCATGCAACCCATCGGCCAGTGCTTTCTTACTCTCCCAGAGAGCATTCGTGTGGGACCACCATTTTCGGAAGTATTTGCGCTTGTAGTATCGTCTTCGGTACGCAATCGAACGCCGCTCATTCTCGTGCCGTATGCCCAGCAGCAGCTTGAACGAATGCATTCCAAATCGCTTCAACTTCAGCAATCGGAACTCCTTCGCAATCTGATTGTTTGCGATCCATGCCTGCCGTTCCTGCTCGCGGATAATCTTTTGCAGCTTTTCCAACTTGCGCTTTTCACGCATCTCCCGATAGCGACGTTTCCGGGCATCCTCATCCTCCTGGCGTTTCGCTTCTTCGGCCGCCTGCTTTGCATTCTCGCGCTCTTTCTCCAACCGCATCCGGCGCTCTTTGGCCTCCTGGTGGCGCTGGCTACGCTCGAGCGCACGCTGCTGCATTTTGGCCAGAAACTTCGGTATCATCAATCCCTGGGCCTGCAGCTTACGCATTTCATCCTCCTCCGAGGTGTCCGCCTTAATGTTTCCCACAATCTGAATGCATTTAGCTTTCGCGCGCAAACGCACGTGTCCGGTGCGGGCCGCCTTCAGCAGTTCGCTTTGTATTTCCATCTTGGAGATTTTGGACGCCTCGGAAAACTTGGACAACTTCAGCTCCGTAATGATACGTTCCTGTCGCTCGAGCTTTAGCTTTTGCAGCTCAATAATATCCTGCTGCACCTTAAGCCGATGCTCGTACTCCTTCTTAACCGAGGCAGGTTGGACCACGTCCGCGGCAGGTTTGCCACTACGCATAGAACCTTTCTTGCGGCTGTGCCGGATGTTGCTGATAAAGTCATTGATACGCTTTAGCTTCTGCTCGCGAGTACTTGTAACGCCGGCACCTTTGGAAATTTTCTCCAAGATCGTGTACTGCAACCATTTGAAGAAGTACTGCTTCAGCACGGCACGATCGTGATTCTGCAGATAGCCCTCCTTCAGTGCGTTACTGATCACTTTGCGAGATTCTTCGGTCAGCTCCACACGATCATCCTTACTGTCCGGGTCGGGTTTGTAGTTCGTAACGCACAGCTCACTGTAATCCTTTAGGTCACATTTTCTTACCACGATCGGATCGATTTTGGACAGCTTTTCCGCGGACGGTGCAATCTCCAGCAGCTCTGACTCTTCGTCATCGTAATTGTAGGCCAGCTTTTGACGGCCAAAGCCAGAACTGGTATCATCGTCCTTCGAACCACTTTGGGACGTATCGAGCCGGGATATTGTGAGACATTCGCTGCTATCGGTTGGCAATGAGTCTCGCTTAATGCCCGTCCCGGGCTCCTCGTTTACACCCGAATGTTCCGCAGTGCTATCCGTAGATTGGAATTCCGTCTCGTCGAACTCGTCCACGTCTGAATCGAGCGACTCAAGGAAAAGATCGTTATCATCAAAATCGTACTCGGAACCAAGCGAAAACGAAGAATCGTCGGCCGGAAAGGTAATCACTTCGGTGTTTCCAAACCGCACGATCTTGCTATCCTCATCCTGTTCGGCAGGCTCTTCTTCCGGTTCGTGATGCGTTCCGTTCAGGGGGTATTCGACAACCAAATCCACCTTTGTGTTCTCATCCGCAATGGTATCCTTTTGCACCTCTTGCTCTTCACGGTCAACAATTTCTTCGATCGTAGCAGTCTCGTTCAACACTTCCAACGGTTCATCCTTGATCTCTTCGAAAAGCTGATCAGTTCCCTCGATTGCACTCTGATAAAAGTGTGTTGTGTATCGTTCACACTCCTCCAAACTTTCGTAAATCATTCCATTATCAATTTTTGGAATGTTTATGTACAAGATACTTCGCTTCTGTGAGCTTACTTGCGTCTTCTTGCCCTGTCCGGCACTGCCCATCTGTTCGATCTGTTTGCGAAACTTGTTCAGCTCATTCTCACATAGCGTCAACTCGATCGAACGGTTGTGGTTTTCCAGATTTTCCTGCTGGTACGCTTTGACTGGATCAATGGAGGGTTTGGTGCGCGCTTCTCCAGCTGAAGATACCTTGTCCTCCTTACGGCGAATCATCTCATGCCGAATGTCCATCACGAGCAATGGATCGAGCATCGGTTTCGTTCCACTACCCGCACACTCACCGGACATTAGCAACCGTAATTGGTTCTCATCGACAAAGTCCATGTTGATGAACTTCTTCACCGTTTTGGACGTCACGGTCAGATTGTTCAGGTGCTTGCGACGGATACGATCCCAGCGCGTTTCTTTCGCGCGTGCCTTTCGCAACAGCTTCTCCAGTATCACATCAGGATTATTATCCTGGTCGTTTTCGTTGGCGGACATGGCtcgagaaacaaataaaagcgaaGAATGATTATGAATGAATTGATGTGGATGAAAACAGTCTTTGGCGTTGTAACTGAGACGGAGGTGTCTTTTCGTCGAATGCTTTGCTACTTCAATGTTGTCGATAAACAACAGTCTGGCGGTTGCCATGGGCAACGAACTTGAAAGCAGGGTCGATGGCGCCATGACaggcgttacgaagcgttacgcaGCTGGCCATGTGATTATACTAGCGATGAGattaacaactctttttagtgagtcaactcagagtgaatgagtcgttattaggagtcagttCGTtgaacgactcatttcggagtaataaaaaaaaaccaggcataaatctcctaaggcctaATAAATCCTAATAGccttacttttattttttgagtaatatcgcaaaaatttaaaaattgatttattttaatgcgaattagttgcaataagtttcttttcactcaaataatgctttaaacacaaaaaagaataaaaaatcggaaaaaaaattcatctcaaaaatttcataaggcttaccccttacgttttttttgagaaattttgcaaaaaaaattaaattgatttatttgaatgccaatcggttgaaataagtttcttttcactcaaatattgttttaaataaaaaaagaataaaaaatttaagaaaatttaaaaaaaaattactaatttgaaaatttcataaggctcatttttgcaccaagttttgcctataactctgtcggtagaTAACTGCCTataactgtggtcgatagatggcaccaatggctacattttcttcgtggacggccatgcccttagatgtctgtgccagaagttattcgaggaaccaagttccataccattttttgagcaatatagcaaaattaaaaaaaatgatatattttaatgcgaaattgttacaataagtttcttttcactcaaataatgctttaaattgaaaagagaataaaaaataataaaaaataacattttccgcacattttcgtttcaactcagcTATTTGCTCCTTTTGCAACTCGACACACCAcgggctacatgcttacactcatgagagAGTAAGTGGAAAAAGGAGTCGCTAAAACTTCTCgtgatgagtgaacgaaactcgttcaatacaacgtttcaactcactagctcactcttactcactttgcacatcccTTAGATTATACTACTGATGTTGTTGGTTGCAAATAGGATTCAAAACTATATTTCTAAACTATTACAGGTTTTAAAACACTAAAAAGCGTCAGTATTTTCTTCGTACACGCTGGGACAATAGGTTTGTGCAATCATTTGATAGCCCGTCGTTTTGCCCTCGATCCGCATCGTTCGGCTGGTACTATGGAGCATGTGAATGATCATCGCTTTAGAAATTCTACGCTTGGCCTCGTCCAGCTGTCCCGAATCAAACATTATGTTCACGTTCGTTTCGTCGAACGGATGGAAGAAGTTTTGCGTGAACACCTCCAACAATCCACCGCAACCACCGTTAACGACCTCCTCCAGGGTGGGTTTTTCGCATTCTTGCACTATCTGGTAGGTGAGCAGAAACGACCCGTTGCGCACAGTGTCTTGGTTGtcaaagtatttaaaattacTAAAGAAGGAAAGAGTTTAATAATAAGAGATTAATAcgaaaagcaattaaaacccTTCATCACTTACTTGAGACATTTTTCTGCAAACGTTTGCCCGTAACCGCGCCGTTCCAGTCCTATCACCGATGAACCGACGAGCTGCGGTGTTTCTGCACCGAAAAAGTTCGGATTGTAAAAATCGAGCAGTTTCAGTGTCACCACATCGAGATCTAGATAGATGCCACCGTATTTGTACAGCAGCACTAGGCGCAATATTTCGGACAGATATTCGGCACCATTTGATCGTTGGTAGAGTTTGTCCGATTTAATCACTTGCTCCACCGGTGTACCTTGGGCAAACTGTTCCAAATTCAGCCAACGAAAGTGAACGTTCCGTAGGTGAGCGAGTGTTGGCAGATCGGGAAATCGTAACCGTCCGGGATCGGTTATTTCGGTCCACGAGGCAAACAGAACGATCACTTTCTTGCGTGGATTAGCACGGGCTGCCGATTCTATCGCACACGCTTGCCGTGGTTCGATTGTAACGACACGCTTGAACGGAGCGGAAGTTTCGATGAAGTAAATGCTACTATACTGGCGTAGTTCGTCGTCTGTGTCGTACGATTGTAGAAAGCCCGGATCGTCTTTAATCATTTCGGCGGGATTGTACGATTGTTTAGGTACAATGTGGCGAACGAAGCGAAAGAGTAGAAATATCAGAAAAGCACAGATGGCATACCGGAGCAAACGGAACAAGGCGTTGGAAATCATTTCACTGGTGGTCAAAGTTTTTCGGCAGCTGATTGTAAGTGGTGTACGATTGTGAAAAGATCGATGTATCGCTTTTCAGCATAGCGTTCAACTGAGCATGAGTGGGGGAACATGTTGGCAACCTTCATTGGATTTGTTTAAACAGCTTTGTTGGAATTGGTACACGAAAGTACATTCGCgacatgatttattttcaacaatttcgACTGTTTTGTAAAGGAACAAATCGATAAATGAGCTTTATTTAGTATCATTTCTAAACCGACAGGGTACTTACATTATGCTGGAAGTGACTGATAATGTAACGTGATATGTGTTGATACGATAAGGAACTGTTGAATGCCATATATTACAAACTATCGATCGAcaacaatgttttatttgtttctctaGGTTAATCTCAAACTAGAAGGTTGGTTGGTCattgtttgtataaaaaattgaatataaattacaaaaaaccaacgtTATATTGACCTATTGATAACGATCCGGGTGTTCAAACAATTTGaatctttaattttgtttcccgatggtttgaaagtgaaacaaataaGTATTTATTCCGGGACTTCTACTTTACATTATTTGCCGGTCTGACCTTACTGAATCCGGAACGTCGATTCTATTGTTAATTGAGATACGGGTTGGAGCGGTCCGAtgttgtatgtgataaacggcgcagGTTCCACATGGTAGGACCTTCGGTATCAAATTTCCACCATAGCAAGGATTAACTATCCGACTACGTAGTAACATTAAGTGtagtaagtcagaaatggctggcTCACCAAAACTATTGCAATAACCCGGTAGAATGAAACCAAAGTCGAATAAAAGATAGTTCCAAATTGTTGCAAAAGCAcaccaaaataataataacgacATTCACAACAGATGCTTTACAGCAAAGGGAAAACATGCTGGGGAATGTTAGAGCGTTGTATAAAGgatctgttttacaaaaaaaaatgcttaaagcTGCTCTACGATGGATTCAGTTGGATTATTAAATTAGCTGCTATTAATACTAGAAAAATGCAATCAATACGTAGGTATAAAAGTGAAGATgagataacaataaataagTGACGTGATTTTATCCTAACTGAGGTTGttattcgtttctttttcccgTAAATGAGCTGCACCTGAATATCACGATAAAGTGGTTGATTTGTTACTTTTCCTATTTTAAGTAAATTTCTAAGCAAGCGTGCAATTAAAACAGTGTAGTAATTAACGCTTTATCAGATGGATTAATGAACGTATGAGACTCATCGTTATAATGTACGTTCGAGCAGTGTAGACTATTAGGCACCGGTAGTTACATTTCCCTAGCTATGGGATACAATCTTTCAAGACATGTGTGCGAAATTTGGCTTCTGTATTGCAACATCTACATATGCTTTGGGGGCTAAAACATTGATCAAATCgagtaaaattaaataaatacacaaatgttaaaaaacGGTCCCACAAGAGGCATACACCTTTGGACAGTGTTTCTCGGCAAGCACACCATATGCCACTCGTGAACCAACTTGCACCGGATGAGTCTTACTAAACTTGTTCCACACGTGCACCACGATCGATTGGTTGAGTGTCGCGAGCGCTTGTTCAAGATATTGCTCTTCGAAAAATTGCCTGTAATCTTCGTACCCGATCGCGTAGAAGGTTTTAATTGGGTACACGGTAAAATGGCGACATCGTTCCCGTGTCATGTGTACTGTCGTGCGAGTGTGGCAGTACTTTTGCAGTACGCGCGTTACTACCCCGGGACCATTGTTTCCCCAATCCTTACCATTGAAGTTGGCCAGCAGATCTCTGAAAGGAAAACGTACATTGTActtacaacacacacactgcaaGGTGAAGGACAAGCTGCGTGTAAAACACTTACCTAACGCACATATCCGCCAGCTCGTGACCGTGCCCTTTCGGGTCAAAGTTCATCACACCGGCCGCAACCCACCGGACCGATTCGGCACCAGCATAGTTTGGTTCGAGTTTTTCGAACGATTTCTGCACGATTACGTCCAGATCAAGGTACGTTCCACCGTACTTGTACAGGGTCAGATAGCGCATTACATCGGACAGATGTGAGTTCATGTACAGCGAGCGAAATATTTCCCCACTCTCCATCCACTCTTCCAGTGGCGTTTCGTTGGCGTACGTCGTTAGGTTTACGAAGCGCAGATGTACGTTCCGGTAATCGAGCAACGCATCCAGTATGGGTTGTGCCGTTTGGTTTCGAAATCCAACCGGTGCGGCAAACAGCACGTAAATGTTCCAGTCCGGATTGGCACGGGCAGCCGATTCGACGGCACATGCTTGGCGAGCGTTTAGCCTAACGATACCGTCCTTGGAGCAGGACGTTTCATGAAAGAACACATTACGCCCGTCGTCCGTCGGTTGCGGTACGGATTGTTGCACATCGTTCAGCAGCCTATCGTCGTCGACGAGATCGTTACCAGCGCCATGGACAATCTGGAAGCAGTTGTGTATCGGTGTATTCGGGATGCAGCTGTACACGACGTAAATAACACTCGCCGCAAACAGCAATCCACCAACTATTCGGCGCCTGTATCGCTTCGGCTGTAGCCAGAAAGACATCGGGCGTGGTTTCTTGGATGGCGTGCAATGTTTGCGACCAACAGCACCGTGACGAAGCGGTGCTACGATAATGCGAAATAATTACATTTCTTTACAAAGTGAGTCAGTGCGTAGAGATCGTGGTAAATAACATAAACATTGccggaaaaaaattgtttcgcaCATGTTTATCACGGGACTTCAGTACTTGGTATCTTGTTTATCAAATATGTAACGGATAAAATTATTGCATTAGCACATTTTAAACTTTGATGTTGGTCActtaattgttttgcaaatgcaaTGTTTAGCTTCAAATTACTAGTTTCACTATTGGCAGTGGGAGAAACTGGGGAAAAAAGTATATAGCGTGCCCGCAACACGCGTTTGTAATGATAAAATGTAACGTGAAGAACTGAAGACTGTAATGTAAACAGCGCCAAAGACGTTTACAAGATGAAAGCTCAATTTGAACGAAGATAAAGCTTTTAACGAACAGCTTTACAAAACCAAATGGAAATCAGTTTTGGcgcaaaaaattatttctttggagatattttttaatgtttccaaTACATTTGTCTTAGTTTATATAATTTACACAATAGTTGAAgaatgtaatgtttttttttatattatcaaAAAGTATACCTAATTGTATCTAATACGTATATAACCCATTCAATCATTGTTCATCTAAGTTTATTAATATTGGAGTAGTACAAAGGAACTTTGTCTTACGTTACATAAATTCCATCAAATGaggatgtaaacaaaaaaacacaaaaatgtaaTCAGTACATTGACGACAAAGATTATTCAgtgcaaaaatgtgtaaaCAGCAATAATCACTGTCGTTGACCAATGGAGACTGTTTATCAccgatattaaaatttaattgttgcaattgaataaaaatttggGTTTGTctggaattgatttttgtttgtacgcAAACATTGCAAATATGGCACATTCCATGGAAAAATGGCTCCAAAAgcgtgaaataaaaatcagcGGAATGCAGAATATTTGACAGTGTCCTTTTAaggtatttaatttttttttcgttcgttttacgACGTGATTGATTGTGCTTTCTACGGTGTAAATAAATTCATCAAACGTTACATTGCTGGACCGtggtaacaaacaaacaattgtcTTTAATATATGGCGTTTTGTTTACCAGATAATCaacacaaataatgctttcatcGCACGTCGTTGACTTTGAAATTATTCACTAAAATGGAATAAAGATGCAGTTGAGAGCTTCAAATTAGAAGCTAACGCTTTGTATGTGTctccattttccaaaattaTGGTacttttgtatcattttatgGTAGAAGCGTGGTTTAACATTGTTGTACTACATTCTTAATTTGTTGcacattgttttcattttaattaggaaaattgtttgcttcCATTGATATAGCACGAAAAACGTGATAAAATGCATAAAGCCATAATTGAAGAATTCACCAACAAATGAACTTATTCGGATTTCTGTTTTACTGAACAAAATATGGATTTCTGCtaagttttgtttggtttgaaaacTGGTTTTCGGGAACAAAGACAAtctattgtttaattttcaagtCTTCCGATTTACATTTATGGCTTTTTATTGTTGCATCCTACTTAGAAGACCCATAATCATTAACGATCCTAGTTTATCGATCAAAATGCAGGATAGTATCAGCGTTTTACAATCATCAATAAAttgagaatttaaaaaaacctaataaaACGAAATCAGAACATTGACGTCAGCGATTAATCATTGTACAAATGTTTTGTGATGAtcatgtttcatttcattattcaTTACTATAATAACTGTTTCTGTAAACTGTGTACGAATGATGATCAACACCGTACATCCCCGGTTTTTCATTCGTTGAGATTTCCCGCTTCTGTGCAAAAGGAAGCGACCTGACACGAAAGGTTAGTCATGATGATCGTAAAATGCGAACTGTGACCAGTCCAAGCGCTGTAGGCGTGTAACAGCCGTACAGAGAGACACAATCAGCTGTGCCAACATACGCTTGTCAACTAATCAAACATAACAgcaaaatgtgttgttttgctaGATTTATTGCAATGCAACCAATCGGGGATTCCTTTCCGTGTTCTCATTTTGTAGTACTTACATCGGTAGTTCAAACGGTATTCATCTCCAAACGATTTGTTGCTAATTAGTATTAAGTATTAGTATTAGTATTATTTCCTGCGATGTTACCGACACCTTGATCTCGCAACATGATTCCATTCCGCGTTTGCTTAAAGTCCTTGTACCAGTATGTCCATAATTTGCAACGGGCTATAAATCAAGCCGAACTGGTTCTGGAGTTTAGAGCTGCTAGTGACACTCCCTTCCCAAAAAACGGTAGGATGCATTCTAGGTAGCAAACAAAGACATGCGATCGTGCCTTACAATCGTTACTACGATATTGCATAAAGTATGTACTACTTCAGTGTTAATTTACACGTCCACAGCGTGTCAGTGGACGGATAACAAATGACAAAGGAATGTATGAGGTCAGTTCGAGAGTCATCTATTAGTCTTGATCCTTCAGACGCTATCTAAGATCAAAGatttaaaaactttaacaaaaacaactacaGCGGGGCACCAATTTTGTCTTTATTACTacattataattaaataaaatgttttttccgaccttttttttattgccttttTGGCGACGACTATTAAAGTAAatactaatttaaaaaaaatagtatttttaaatatcatcAAATACATGCAGCATATTAGTGCTGGTGACTGTGAAGGATCGATTGTAATTTATGGGACAAACAATCGTGTATTGACCGATTTAAGGAATATTGATTATGCGTCGATCGTTTCTTGGCTGTTTTGCAGCCGTTTTGCTTTCTGcatatgtataaaaaaaaagaacaaggtGGTTAAAGTCTCCTCGAAAGTTCGTATTTTGCCAGTACACAAAACTAAATCAACCAGTACGTGATCGGTGACAGGAGTCGTGAAGCCGAAAGTAGTAATCCTTCCCAGTGCGGTAGCACGCTGAATGAAGTGCGTACACGCTATTTACGAAGCCTCTGTGACGGTCGGCCGAATCGGTACGCAGAGATCGCACAAACATATGATTCAACCGAATGCGACCACTCACACGGAACGCCCACGCCCTGCCCACGTCCACAAGTAACTTCGTagaaagccgaaacaaaccctctatgcttactgcacgcttaagcaaaacaacgctttaccGAGTGCTATCCCGAATGCAGCGTACGTGGTATTCTAATGCGGATCGCAGGTATAATTTCAGAATCCTTTTTCACTTCGAGAAGATCTCAGGTATAATTCCCGAACCCTCTTTCGCTTCGCGATTTGTGGACGCGTCCAGGACAggacccaatttttttgaaattttgtatgacttcgGCTTTTGTGGACGTCTCATGAGCCGTCGTGTGTACGAAGCCAATGGCGCGAGCCGCCGAAGAGACTGACGCTTACCgaaacgagagagaaagagagagagagagagacagaaggCATCAAGCACGGGAGAGCCAACAGCATCCCGTTCCGTTTTTGGTGAGATTTTGCCGGGAAAGCGACCGACATACGGCAACCCATCCACCCACTGTCGGGCACCGTCTGTAACCTTCCGCTAATCCTTCGTACGGACCCGGCCGTTCCGTTGCTGCCGTCGAGTAGAACGGAGTAAAAGTACAGAAATCTTTCGTTCATTTAGTCAGTTGGTTCGTGCTAGTGCTAGCGTTCACATCGAACATCCGGAACAGGTTGGCCGGTCGTCGGTGTCTCGTGGTTTTTAGCGTGCGATTGATCAGTTAGTTTTCGAACGTTGCTTCGTACGGTGGTGTTAGGTCaagtgaaaaagtgaaaaagttaCAACAATAAcgcattaaatttttaaaaagtaaaaaaaaatcattctgcGATTTAAAATAAGCCACAAAACATGTagaaaagttttgcttatagaaatgttttttttattatatttttgaaacaatataataaaaaacattaaattcttCCATTTGTAAATGAAAATCTTTAATGTGCAGTGAACAAAAc
Proteins encoded in this window:
- the LOC125774988 gene encoding uncharacterized protein LOC125774988, which codes for MSFWLQPKRYRRRIVGGLLFAASVIYVVYSCIPNTPIHNCFQIVHGAGNDLVDDDRLLNDVQQSVPQPTDDGRNVFFHETSCSKDGIVRLNARQACAVESAARANPDWNIYVLFAAPVGFRNQTAQPILDALLDYRNVHLRFVNLTTYANETPLEEWMESGEIFRSLYMNSHLSDVMRYLTLYKYGGTYLDLDVIVQKSFEKLEPNYAGAESVRWVAAGVMNFDPKGHGHELADMCVRDLLANFNGKDWGNNGPGVVTRVLQKYCHTRTTVHMTRERCRHFTVYPIKTFYAIGYEDYRQFFEEQYLEQALATLNQSIVVHVWNKFSKTHPVQVGSRVAYGVLAEKHCPKVYASCGTVFKAIHRSFHNRTPLTISCRKTLTTSEMISNALFRLLRYAICAFLIFLLFRFVRHIVPKQSYNPAEMIKDDPGFLQSYDTDDELRQYSSIYFIETSAPFKRVVTIEPRQACAIESAARANPRKKVIVLFASWTEITDPGRLRFPDLPTLAHLRNVHFRWLNLEQFAQGTPVEQVIKSDKLYQRSNGAEYLSEILRLVLLYKYGGIYLDLDVVTLKLLDFYNPNFFGAETPQLVGSSVIGLERRGYGQTFAEKCLNNFKYFDNQDTVRNGSFLLTYQIVQECEKPTLEEVVNGGCGGLLEVFTQNFFHPFDETNVNIMFDSGQLDEAKRRISKAMIIHMLHSTSRTMRIEGKTTGYQMIAQTYCPSVYEENTDAF
- the LOC125766020 gene encoding uncharacterized protein LOC125766020 translates to MAPSTLLSSSLPMATARLLFIDNIEVAKHSTKRHLRLSYNAKDCFHPHQFIHNHSSLLFVSRAMSANENDQDNNPDVILEKLLRKARAKETRWDRIRRKHLNNLTVTSKTVKKFINMDFVDENQLRLLMSGECAGSGTKPMLDPLLVMDIRHEMIRRKEDKVSSAGEARTKPSIDPVKAYQQENLENHNRSIELTLCENELNKFRKQIEQMGSAGQGKKTQVSSQKRSILYINIPKIDNGMIYESLEECERYTTHFYQSAIEGTDQLFEEIKDEPLEVLNETATIEEIVDREEQEVQKDTIADENTKVDLVVEYPLNGTHHEPEEEPAEQDEDSKIVRFGNTEVITFPADDSSFSLGSEYDFDDNDLFLESLDSDVDEFDETEFQSTDSTAEHSGVNEEPGTGIKRDSLPTDSSECLTISRLDTSQSGSKDDDTSSGFGRQKLAYNYDDEESELLEIAPSAEKLSKIDPIVVRKCDLKDYSELCVTNYKPDPDSKDDRVELTEESRKVISNALKEGYLQNHDRAVLKQYFFKWLQYTILEKISKGAGVTSTREQKLKRINDFISNIRHSRKKGSMRSGKPAADVVQPASVKKEYEHRLKVQQDIIELQKLKLERQERIITELKLSKFSEASKISKMEIQSELLKAARTGHVRLRAKAKCIQIVGNIKADTSEEDEMRKLQAQGLMIPKFLAKMQQRALERSQRHQEAKERRMRLEKERENAKQAAEEAKRQEDEDARKRRYREMREKRKLEKLQKIIREQERQAWIANNQIAKEFRLLKLKRFGMHSFKLLLGIRHENERRSIAYRRRYYKRKYFRKWWSHTNALWESKKALADGLHEVKLYRLTVRHWKMYMYEQRSKLQVAIDWYEMRMSEKVISIWIGKTKQSLMILQGKISHAASHYEWQLKWKVFERWQRLHIILRIEKETEMRRQRWRMKIWELLPDYKPIEEDM